The Acidimicrobiales bacterium genomic sequence ACTTCGTGGTGGTGGGGACCGACGGGCGGGTGCGGGTACGGGTCAGCGGCGGCCTGAACAGGTGGTTCGGCTGGGAGCTGAAGCTCTCCTTCCAGATGCGGGCCATCGTGACCCTCTCCGTGCTCTACGGGGCCTATATGGAGGAGATCTTCCGGGGCGGCATCCAGTCGGTTCCGCCGGGCCAGACCGAGGCCGGTCGGTCCCTGGGCCTCAACCGCCGCCAGACCATGAACTCGGTGGTCCTACCCCAGGCGATGCGGGCCATCATCCCGCCGCTCGGAAACGACTTCATCGCCATCCTGAAGGACACCTCCCTGCTCTCCGTGCTCGGCGTCCTGGAGATCACCCAGCGGGCACGCCAGTTCTCGGCCAGCACCTTCAAGTTCCGGGAGGGCTACTTCGTCGTGGCCTTCATCTACCTGCTCCTGACCCTCGGCCTGTCGCTCCTGCTGGGCATGCTCGAACGGCGGATGACCCGCGACCGGAAAGGAGAGCGCTGATGGACTACACCGTCGATACCCAGTCGGAACCGATGATCCGCCTGCGCGGCCTCTCCAAGACCTTCGACAAGACCATCCACGCCGTACGCGACATGGACCTGGACGTGGCCGAGGGCGAGGTGCTGGTCATCGTCGGCCCCAGCGGCTCGGGCAAGTCCACGGTGCTCCGCTGCATCAACCTGTTGGAGGTCCCGACCACCGGCACGGTCACCGTCGACGGATTCGAGTTGACCGACGCCTCGACCGACATCGACCACGTCCGGGCCGAGGTGGGGATGGTGTTCCAGCAGTTCAACCTGTTCCCCCACCTGACCGTGATCCAGAACATCACCCTGGCCCAGCGCAAGGTCCGCAACCGTTCCAGGTCCGAGGCCATCGACATGGCCAGGCGCCAGCTCACCCGGGTGGGCATCCCCGAGAAGGCCGACGCCTACCCCCGCCAGCTCTCGGGTGGCCAGCAGCAGCGGGTGGCGATCGCCCGCGCCCTGGCCATGGAACCCCGTGTGATGCTGTTCGACGAGCCCACCTCGGCGCTCGATCCCGAGATGGTCAAGGAGGTCCTTGACGTCATGCTGGAACTTGCCTCCGAGG encodes the following:
- a CDS encoding amino acid ABC transporter permease gives rise to the protein FVVVGTDGRVRVRVSGGLNRWFGWELKLSFQMRAIVTLSVLYGAYMEEIFRGGIQSVPPGQTEAGRSLGLNRRQTMNSVVLPQAMRAIIPPLGNDFIAILKDTSLLSVLGVLEITQRARQFSASTFKFREGYFVVAFIYLLLTLGLSLLLGMLERRMTRDRKGER
- a CDS encoding amino acid ABC transporter ATP-binding protein, which codes for MIRLRGLSKTFDKTIHAVRDMDLDVAEGEVLVIVGPSGSGKSTVLRCINLLEVPTTGTVTVDGFELTDASTDIDHVRAEVGMVFQQFNLFPHLTVIQNITLAQRKVRNRSRSEAIDMARRQLTRVGIPEKADAYPRQLSGGQQQRVAIARALAMEPRVMLFDEPTSALDPEMVKEVLDVMLELASEGMTMVVVTHEMGFARAAADRLLFIDEGEVVEVGPPEEVFANPAQDRTRAFFDKILY